The sequence below is a genomic window from Streptomyces sp. V1I1.
TGCTCGGCGACAACGGCGAGCTGATCCGGACCATCCACGACAACCACTCCCGTGACGAGCGCAAGAGCGCCGACAACTGGGGCAATGTGCGGGCCCGTTAGGGCCTGGGCCCCCGGGCCCGGCCGGGGCTTTCCCCTCGTCCGTCCCGAGGGGCGGGACCCGGCGTCGCGTGCGTGAGGTCGAAGGCGCCGAACCGTCCGCATGGCAGCCCCATGCGGACGGTTGCGGCAAGTTGAGGCAACAGGCCGCGCCCCTGCTCCAGGACTCCGGGAAGAACGTGCCGGACGCCGCCGAGCAGGCGAGAGTTTCCCGACAGAGACCCGGTGGGCCGACCCCGCACGCAGGCCCGCCGATCCGTCCCTCGTCCGTACGCCACATGCCCACCGGGTCATCCCGTATCCCCGTCCGGCAACCAAGCAGCAGGAGATCGTCCCATGGCCGGTGAGAAGGCCGACGTCAAGCATTTCGACCTCAAGCAGATGGAGAACTTCCGGGACAACGAGGTACAGCCGGTCTACACCGCCGCGAAGAAGCACCGCGAGGACGGCGACGGGTCCACCATCCGCCCACTCGGCCAGCTCGTCGACGGGCACACCACCGCGGAGAACCTCGACCAGGACAAACAGCTCCTGCGCATCGGCAAGATGGTCACCGAGCCCCTGGTCTCGGGACCGAAGCTGATCG
It includes:
- a CDS encoding type VII secretion system-associated protein, encoding MAGEKADVKHFDLKQMENFRDNEVQPVYTAAKKHREDGDGSTIRPLGQLVDGHTTAENLDQDKQLLRIGKMVTEPLVSGPKLIEGVRAAAESIDKLLGDQMELFKELKEALTDTIEEANKTKDKNLGAIDAQTLLQTFEEVDTLTAGTTGEPEDD